The Haploplasma axanthum region TACTTGTTGCTCTGGTATAATAAAGAATAGTTATATTTCAATATCAGTTATTAATCTTCAAAAACAAAATAAGATTCCTAGTGGAAATAAAATGTAAATGTCAATACCAAACTAGGTCACTATATTGGTGCGAAACTAGGTCAGTATTAATTACTTAACCATTCCTTTGTTTCTTTAATTCTATATGAGTCACCCTTAATATTTATAACTGTAGCTTTGTGTGCTAATCTATCAACCATAGCTGCAGTAAGTGTTGGATCACCAAATATTTCTTCCCACCTAGTAAATGCTAAGTTAGTAGTAATGATTATAGACTTAGTCTCATTTCTCATAGAAAGTAAATTAAATAATAATTCACTACCTTCTTTATCAAAACCAATATAACCGAGTTCATCTAATATGACTAAGTCATAACTGATGAACCTTTTTTTATAATTTGTAAGTTGGTTTAGTGTCATTGATTCCTTTAATTCAGTAATTAAATTAGGTACTGTTATGTATAAAACATTTTTGCTTTT contains the following coding sequences:
- the istB gene encoding IS21-like element helper ATPase IstB; translated protein: MKTIEQLASILKLANIRDNYQSIISEAMDNNASYEDFLKLVLTSETRARESNGINRRIRIAKYPHLKYLHDLKLESFPIEVSNQIRELQSLRFLDEGRNVILVGNPGVGKTHTAIGLGIAANMKSKNVLYITVPNLITELKESMTLNQLTNYKKRFISYDLVILDELGYIGFDKEGSELLFNLLSMRNETKSIIITTNLAFTRWEEIFGDPTLTAAMVDRLAHKATVINIKGDSYRIKETKEWLSN